Proteins from a single region of Ammospiza nelsoni isolate bAmmNel1 chromosome 28, bAmmNel1.pri, whole genome shotgun sequence:
- the UBAP2L gene encoding ubiquitin-associated protein 2-like isoform X1, which yields MMTSVGTTRARGSWEQTQTQSQTQHKQRPQATAEQIRLAQMISDHNDADFEEKVKQLIDITGKNQDECVIALHDCNGDVNRAINVLLEGNPDTHSWEMVGKKKGVSGQKESGQTEPSEESKENRDRERDFSRRRGGLPRRGRGATRGREFRGQENGLDGGKSGGSSGRGTERGRRGRGRGRGGSGRRGGRFSAQGMGTFNPADYAEPASTDENYGNSNNTWNNTGSFEPDDGTRLDFIGGEGSNYPRKFDTAPGTIHPGAWRAATEEWGTEDWNEDLSETKIFTASNVSSVPLPAENVTITAGQRIDLAVLLGKTPSSMENESTNLESSQTPSLAQPLVFSNSKQSALSQPASGNSFSHHSMVSMLGKGFGDVGEAKGSSTTGSQFLEQFKTAQALAQLAAQHTQPAGSTTAASWDMASTTQTSSLVQYDLKNPADSSVHSPFTKRQGFTSTSTMIEVFMQEKQPVVTASTTTPAPPSSPLPSKTNPVPQMSPGSSDNQSSSPQPAQQKLKQQKKKASLTSKIPALAVEMPGSSDISGLNLQFGALQFGSEPVLAEYESTPTTSAAVSQSQSSLYTSSASESSSTISSNQSQESGYQSGTIQTATFTSQNSAQGPLYEQRSTQTRRYPNSISSSPQKDLTQAKNGFSSVQPTPLQTTQAVEGATGPAVKSDSPSAPSIAPLNDGVSASSLLTTASQHSTPLSSLSHSEELPSTSTAQLSSALPTQQNSLSSSTSSGRTSTSTLLHTSVESEAGLHSSASTFSTSSSTVSAAPPVVSVSSSLSSVSSLGLSLSSNSTVTASTRSSVATTSGKAPPNLPPGVPPLLPNPYIMAPGLLHAYPPQVYGYDDLQMLQTRFPLDYYSIPFPTPTTPLTGRDGSLSSNPYSGDLTKFGRGDASSPAPATTLAQPQQSQTQTHHTTQQTFLNPALPPGYSYTSLPYYTGVPGLPSTFQYGPAVFPVAPTSSKQHGVNVSVNASATPFQQPSGYGSHGYSTGVSVTSSNTGVPDISGSVYSKTQQSFEKQGFHTGTPAASFNLPSALGSGGPINPATAAAYPPTPFMHILTPHQQPHSQILHHHLQQDGQSGSGQRSQGSSIPQKSQANKSAYNSYSWGAN from the exons ATGATGACATCGGTGGGCACTACCCGAGCCCggggcagctgggagcagacacagacacagagccagACGCAGCACAAGCAGCGGCCACAG GCTACTGCAGAACAGATTCGACTTGCACAGATGATTTCGGACCACAACGATGCTGACTTTGAGGAGAAGGTGAAACAA ctgaTTGACATCACAGGCAAGAACCAGGATGAGTGTGTGATTGCTCTGCATGACTGCAATGGGGATGTCAACAGAGCCATCAATGTGCTGCTGGAGGGCAATCCTGACACG CATTCCTGGGAGATGGTTGGGAAGAAGAAAGGTGTCTCAGGACAGAAGGAGAGTGGACAGACAGAACCCAGtgaagaaagcaaagagaaCCGGGATCGGGAGCGGGATTTCAGCAGACGACGTGGAGGGCTGCCGAGGCGAGGCCGAGGTGCCACCCGTGGAAGAGAGT TTAGGGGCCAGGAGAATGGATTAGATGGTGGTAAGAGTGGAGGATCGTCTGGAAGAGGCACGGAAAGAGGGAGGCGGGGACGTGGCCGAGGCCGAG GTGGCTCTGGACGGCGAGGGGGAAGATTTTCTGCCCAAGGCATGGG AACTTTCAACCCAGCTGACTACGCTGAGCCAGCCAGCACGGATGAGAACTACGGGAACAGCAACAACACGTGGAACAACACCGGGAGCTTTGAGCCAGATGATGGCACAA gacTTGATTTCATTGGGGGTGAGGGGTCAAATTATCCCCGAAAATTTGACACTGCTCCTGGTACGATACATCCAG GTGCATGGAGGGCGGCGACAGAAGAATGGGGCACGGAGGACTGGAATGAAGAT ctgtCAGAGACAAAGATCTTCACAGCCTCCAATGTGTCTTCAgtgcctctccctgctgagaATGTGACAATCACAGCTGGACAAAG AATTGACCTGGCAGTCCTGCTAGGAAAGACACCCTCTTCTATGGAGAATGAGTCAACAAACCTGGAGTCATCCCAGActccttccctggcacagccactggTGTTCAGCAATTCTAAACAGAGTGCTCTATCCCAGCCTGCCTCTGGAAACTCCTTCTCTCACCACAGCATG GTGAGCATGTTGGGGAAAGGGTTTGGAGATGTCGGGgaggccaaaggcagcagcaccacagggtCCCAGTTCCTGGAGCAGTTCAAGACAGCCCAGGCACTGGctcagctggcagctcagcacacccagcctgctgggagcaccactgctgcttcctgggACATGGCATCCACCACACAGACCTCGTCTCTGGTGCAGTATG ATCTCAAGAATCCAGCAGACTCTTCTGTGCATAGTCCCTTCACCAAGCGTCAGGGCTTCACATCAACTTCAACCATGATAGAAGTGTTCATGCAGGAGAAGCAGCCTGTGGTGACTGCCTCCACAACCACACCGGCCCCTCCATCCTCACCACTGCCCAGCAAAACCAATCCAGTTCCCCAGATGTCTCCAGGCTCCTCGGACAACCAGTCCTCAAgtccccagccagcacagcagaagctcaagcagcaaaagaagaaagcatCATTAACATCAAAG ATTCCTGCACTTGCTGTGGAAATGCCTGGCTCCTCAGATATCTCAGGGCTAAACCTGCAGTTTGGGGCGTTACAGTTTGGTTCAGAGCCTGTTCTTGCTGAGTATGAATCGACGCCCACGACCAGCGCCGCCGTTAGCCAGTCTCAGAGCAGCCTCTACACCAGCTCGGCCAG tGAATCTTCATCCACAATTTCGTCCAATCAAAGCCAGGAGTCTGGTTACCAGAGTGGCACAATACAGACAGCAACATTTACCTCCCAGAACAGTGCTCAGGGACCACTGTACGAACAGAGATCCACCCAGACGAGGCGATACCCAAATTCTATCTCCTCTTCGCCCCAGAAAGATCTGACCCAGGCTAAG aATGGTTTCAGTTCTGTACAACCCACGCCATTACAAACCACACAGGCTGTTGAAG GTGCTACGGGCCCTGCAGTGAAATCCGActccccctctgctcccagcattGCCCCTCTCAACGATGGGGTGTCTGCATCGTCCCTGCTGACCACAGCCAGCCAACACTCAACacctctgagcagcctgagccaCAGTGAGGAGCTCCCCAGTACAagcactgcccagctcagcag TGCATTACCCACCCAGCAGAACAGTCTGTCCTCATCCACATCCTCTGGGCGAACATCAACTTCAACCCTTCTG CACACAAGTGTGGAGAGTGAAGCAGGCCTCCATTCTTCTGCTAGTACTTTCTCCACCTCCTCCAGCACGGTGTCAGCTGCCCCACCAGTTGTCAGTGTCTCCTCCAGCCTCAGCAGTGTCAGCAGCCTGGGCCTCAGCCTCAGCAGCAACTCCACAGTGACGGCCTCGACTCGCAGCTCTGTTGCAACCACATCAG GAAAAGCCCCTCCCAATCTCCCTCCTGGAGTCCCACCGTTGTTGCCTAATCCATACATCATGGCTCCAGGCTTGCTACATGCCTACCCG CCACAGGTGTATGGATATGATGACTTGCAAATGCTCCAGACGAGATTCCCGTTG GATTACTACAGCATCCCGTTCCCTACACCCACCACACCACTGACTGGAAGAGATGGCAGCCTGAGCAGCAATCCATACTCTG GTGATTTAACAAAATTTGGCCGTGGTGATgcctcttcccctgctcctgcaaCAACTCTGGCTCAGCCTCAGCAGAGCCAGACCCAGACCCACCACACCACGCAGCAAACGTTCCTGAACCCGGCGCTGCCTCCTGGCTACAGTTACACCAGTCTGCCATACTACACAGGGGTACCAGGGCTccccagcaccttccagtacgGGCCCGCCGTGTTCCCT GTTGCTCCTACCTCTTCCAAGCAGCATGGTGTGAATGTCAGCGTCAATGCATCAGCAACCCCTTTCCAGCAGCCCAGTGGCTATGGCTCTCATGGGTACAGCACTG GTGTATCCGTGACATCCAGTAACACAGGCGTGCCAGACATCTCGGGCTCTGTCTACTCCAAAACTCAG CAATCCTTCGAGAAGCAGGGATTTCACACTGGAACCCCAGCAGCCTCCTTCAACCTGCCTTCAGCTCTGGGCAGTGGTGGCCCCATCAACCCCGCCACGGCGGCGGCGTACCCCCCGACCCCCTTCATGCACATCCTGACCCCGCATCAGCAGCCTCACTCGCAGATCCTCCACCACCATCTGCAGCAGGATGGGCAG AGCGGCTCCGGGCAGCGCAGCCaaggcagctccatcccccagaAATCCCAGGCCAACAAGTCTGCCTACAACAGCTACAGCTGGGGCGCCAACTGA
- the UBAP2L gene encoding ubiquitin-associated protein 2-like isoform X3 has product MMTSVGTTRARGSWEQTQTQSQTQHKQRPQATAEQIRLAQMISDHNDADFEEKVKQLIDITGKNQDECVIALHDCNGDVNRAINVLLEGNPDTHSWEMVGKKKGVSGQKESGQTEPSEESKENRDRERDFSRRRGGLPRRGRGATRGREFRGQENGLDGGKSGGSSGRGTERGRRGRGRGRGGSGRRGGRFSAQGMGTFNPADYAEPASTDENYGNSNNTWNNTGSFEPDDGTSAWRAATEEWGTEDWNEDLSETKIFTASNVSSVPLPAENVTITAGQRIDLAVLLGKTPSSMENESTNLESSQTPSLAQPLVFSNSKQSALSQPASGNSFSHHSMVSMLGKGFGDVGEAKGSSTTGSQFLEQFKTAQALAQLAAQHTQPAGSTTAASWDMASTTQTSSLVQYDLKNPADSSVHSPFTKRQGFTSTSTMIEVFMQEKQPVVTASTTTPAPPSSPLPSKTNPVPQMSPGSSDNQSSSPQPAQQKLKQQKKKASLTSKIPALAVEMPGSSDISGLNLQFGALQFGSEPVLAEYESTPTTSAAVSQSQSSLYTSSASESSSTISSNQSQESGYQSGTIQTATFTSQNSAQGPLYEQRSTQTRRYPNSISSSPQKDLTQAKNGFSSVQPTPLQTTQAVEGATGPAVKSDSPSAPSIAPLNDGVSASSLLTTASQHSTPLSSLSHSEELPSTSTAQLSSALPTQQNSLSSSTSSGRTSTSTLLHTSVESEAGLHSSASTFSTSSSTVSAAPPVVSVSSSLSSVSSLGLSLSSNSTVTASTRSSVATTSGKAPPNLPPGVPPLLPNPYIMAPGLLHAYPPQVYGYDDLQMLQTRFPLDYYSIPFPTPTTPLTGRDGSLSSNPYSGDLTKFGRGDASSPAPATTLAQPQQSQTQTHHTTQQTFLNPALPPGYSYTSLPYYTGVPGLPSTFQYGPAVFPVAPTSSKQHGVNVSVNASATPFQQPSGYGSHGYSTGVSVTSSNTGVPDISGSVYSKTQQSFEKQGFHTGTPAASFNLPSALGSGGPINPATAAAYPPTPFMHILTPHQQPHSQILHHHLQQDGQSGSGQRSQGSSIPQKSQANKSAYNSYSWGAN; this is encoded by the exons ATGATGACATCGGTGGGCACTACCCGAGCCCggggcagctgggagcagacacagacacagagccagACGCAGCACAAGCAGCGGCCACAG GCTACTGCAGAACAGATTCGACTTGCACAGATGATTTCGGACCACAACGATGCTGACTTTGAGGAGAAGGTGAAACAA ctgaTTGACATCACAGGCAAGAACCAGGATGAGTGTGTGATTGCTCTGCATGACTGCAATGGGGATGTCAACAGAGCCATCAATGTGCTGCTGGAGGGCAATCCTGACACG CATTCCTGGGAGATGGTTGGGAAGAAGAAAGGTGTCTCAGGACAGAAGGAGAGTGGACAGACAGAACCCAGtgaagaaagcaaagagaaCCGGGATCGGGAGCGGGATTTCAGCAGACGACGTGGAGGGCTGCCGAGGCGAGGCCGAGGTGCCACCCGTGGAAGAGAGT TTAGGGGCCAGGAGAATGGATTAGATGGTGGTAAGAGTGGAGGATCGTCTGGAAGAGGCACGGAAAGAGGGAGGCGGGGACGTGGCCGAGGCCGAG GTGGCTCTGGACGGCGAGGGGGAAGATTTTCTGCCCAAGGCATGGG AACTTTCAACCCAGCTGACTACGCTGAGCCAGCCAGCACGGATGAGAACTACGGGAACAGCAACAACACGTGGAACAACACCGGGAGCTTTGAGCCAGATGATGGCACAA GTGCATGGAGGGCGGCGACAGAAGAATGGGGCACGGAGGACTGGAATGAAGAT ctgtCAGAGACAAAGATCTTCACAGCCTCCAATGTGTCTTCAgtgcctctccctgctgagaATGTGACAATCACAGCTGGACAAAG AATTGACCTGGCAGTCCTGCTAGGAAAGACACCCTCTTCTATGGAGAATGAGTCAACAAACCTGGAGTCATCCCAGActccttccctggcacagccactggTGTTCAGCAATTCTAAACAGAGTGCTCTATCCCAGCCTGCCTCTGGAAACTCCTTCTCTCACCACAGCATG GTGAGCATGTTGGGGAAAGGGTTTGGAGATGTCGGGgaggccaaaggcagcagcaccacagggtCCCAGTTCCTGGAGCAGTTCAAGACAGCCCAGGCACTGGctcagctggcagctcagcacacccagcctgctgggagcaccactgctgcttcctgggACATGGCATCCACCACACAGACCTCGTCTCTGGTGCAGTATG ATCTCAAGAATCCAGCAGACTCTTCTGTGCATAGTCCCTTCACCAAGCGTCAGGGCTTCACATCAACTTCAACCATGATAGAAGTGTTCATGCAGGAGAAGCAGCCTGTGGTGACTGCCTCCACAACCACACCGGCCCCTCCATCCTCACCACTGCCCAGCAAAACCAATCCAGTTCCCCAGATGTCTCCAGGCTCCTCGGACAACCAGTCCTCAAgtccccagccagcacagcagaagctcaagcagcaaaagaagaaagcatCATTAACATCAAAG ATTCCTGCACTTGCTGTGGAAATGCCTGGCTCCTCAGATATCTCAGGGCTAAACCTGCAGTTTGGGGCGTTACAGTTTGGTTCAGAGCCTGTTCTTGCTGAGTATGAATCGACGCCCACGACCAGCGCCGCCGTTAGCCAGTCTCAGAGCAGCCTCTACACCAGCTCGGCCAG tGAATCTTCATCCACAATTTCGTCCAATCAAAGCCAGGAGTCTGGTTACCAGAGTGGCACAATACAGACAGCAACATTTACCTCCCAGAACAGTGCTCAGGGACCACTGTACGAACAGAGATCCACCCAGACGAGGCGATACCCAAATTCTATCTCCTCTTCGCCCCAGAAAGATCTGACCCAGGCTAAG aATGGTTTCAGTTCTGTACAACCCACGCCATTACAAACCACACAGGCTGTTGAAG GTGCTACGGGCCCTGCAGTGAAATCCGActccccctctgctcccagcattGCCCCTCTCAACGATGGGGTGTCTGCATCGTCCCTGCTGACCACAGCCAGCCAACACTCAACacctctgagcagcctgagccaCAGTGAGGAGCTCCCCAGTACAagcactgcccagctcagcag TGCATTACCCACCCAGCAGAACAGTCTGTCCTCATCCACATCCTCTGGGCGAACATCAACTTCAACCCTTCTG CACACAAGTGTGGAGAGTGAAGCAGGCCTCCATTCTTCTGCTAGTACTTTCTCCACCTCCTCCAGCACGGTGTCAGCTGCCCCACCAGTTGTCAGTGTCTCCTCCAGCCTCAGCAGTGTCAGCAGCCTGGGCCTCAGCCTCAGCAGCAACTCCACAGTGACGGCCTCGACTCGCAGCTCTGTTGCAACCACATCAG GAAAAGCCCCTCCCAATCTCCCTCCTGGAGTCCCACCGTTGTTGCCTAATCCATACATCATGGCTCCAGGCTTGCTACATGCCTACCCG CCACAGGTGTATGGATATGATGACTTGCAAATGCTCCAGACGAGATTCCCGTTG GATTACTACAGCATCCCGTTCCCTACACCCACCACACCACTGACTGGAAGAGATGGCAGCCTGAGCAGCAATCCATACTCTG GTGATTTAACAAAATTTGGCCGTGGTGATgcctcttcccctgctcctgcaaCAACTCTGGCTCAGCCTCAGCAGAGCCAGACCCAGACCCACCACACCACGCAGCAAACGTTCCTGAACCCGGCGCTGCCTCCTGGCTACAGTTACACCAGTCTGCCATACTACACAGGGGTACCAGGGCTccccagcaccttccagtacgGGCCCGCCGTGTTCCCT GTTGCTCCTACCTCTTCCAAGCAGCATGGTGTGAATGTCAGCGTCAATGCATCAGCAACCCCTTTCCAGCAGCCCAGTGGCTATGGCTCTCATGGGTACAGCACTG GTGTATCCGTGACATCCAGTAACACAGGCGTGCCAGACATCTCGGGCTCTGTCTACTCCAAAACTCAG CAATCCTTCGAGAAGCAGGGATTTCACACTGGAACCCCAGCAGCCTCCTTCAACCTGCCTTCAGCTCTGGGCAGTGGTGGCCCCATCAACCCCGCCACGGCGGCGGCGTACCCCCCGACCCCCTTCATGCACATCCTGACCCCGCATCAGCAGCCTCACTCGCAGATCCTCCACCACCATCTGCAGCAGGATGGGCAG AGCGGCTCCGGGCAGCGCAGCCaaggcagctccatcccccagaAATCCCAGGCCAACAAGTCTGCCTACAACAGCTACAGCTGGGGCGCCAACTGA
- the UBAP2L gene encoding ubiquitin-associated protein 2-like isoform X2 has product MMTSVGTTRARGSWEQTQTQSQTQHKQRPQATAEQIRLAQMISDHNDADFEEKVKQLIDITGKNQDECVIALHDCNGDVNRAINVLLEGNPDTHSWEMVGKKKGVSGQKESGQTEPSEESKENRDRERDFSRRRGGLPRRGRGATRGREFRGQENGLDGGKSGGSSGRGTERGRRGRGRGRGGSGRRGGRFSAQGMGTFNPADYAEPASTDENYGNSNNTWNNTGSFEPDDGTRLDFIGGEGSNYPRKFDTAPGAWRAATEEWGTEDWNEDLSETKIFTASNVSSVPLPAENVTITAGQRIDLAVLLGKTPSSMENESTNLESSQTPSLAQPLVFSNSKQSALSQPASGNSFSHHSMVSMLGKGFGDVGEAKGSSTTGSQFLEQFKTAQALAQLAAQHTQPAGSTTAASWDMASTTQTSSLVQYDLKNPADSSVHSPFTKRQGFTSTSTMIEVFMQEKQPVVTASTTTPAPPSSPLPSKTNPVPQMSPGSSDNQSSSPQPAQQKLKQQKKKASLTSKIPALAVEMPGSSDISGLNLQFGALQFGSEPVLAEYESTPTTSAAVSQSQSSLYTSSASESSSTISSNQSQESGYQSGTIQTATFTSQNSAQGPLYEQRSTQTRRYPNSISSSPQKDLTQAKNGFSSVQPTPLQTTQAVEGATGPAVKSDSPSAPSIAPLNDGVSASSLLTTASQHSTPLSSLSHSEELPSTSTAQLSSALPTQQNSLSSSTSSGRTSTSTLLHTSVESEAGLHSSASTFSTSSSTVSAAPPVVSVSSSLSSVSSLGLSLSSNSTVTASTRSSVATTSGKAPPNLPPGVPPLLPNPYIMAPGLLHAYPPQVYGYDDLQMLQTRFPLDYYSIPFPTPTTPLTGRDGSLSSNPYSGDLTKFGRGDASSPAPATTLAQPQQSQTQTHHTTQQTFLNPALPPGYSYTSLPYYTGVPGLPSTFQYGPAVFPVAPTSSKQHGVNVSVNASATPFQQPSGYGSHGYSTGVSVTSSNTGVPDISGSVYSKTQQSFEKQGFHTGTPAASFNLPSALGSGGPINPATAAAYPPTPFMHILTPHQQPHSQILHHHLQQDGQSGSGQRSQGSSIPQKSQANKSAYNSYSWGAN; this is encoded by the exons ATGATGACATCGGTGGGCACTACCCGAGCCCggggcagctgggagcagacacagacacagagccagACGCAGCACAAGCAGCGGCCACAG GCTACTGCAGAACAGATTCGACTTGCACAGATGATTTCGGACCACAACGATGCTGACTTTGAGGAGAAGGTGAAACAA ctgaTTGACATCACAGGCAAGAACCAGGATGAGTGTGTGATTGCTCTGCATGACTGCAATGGGGATGTCAACAGAGCCATCAATGTGCTGCTGGAGGGCAATCCTGACACG CATTCCTGGGAGATGGTTGGGAAGAAGAAAGGTGTCTCAGGACAGAAGGAGAGTGGACAGACAGAACCCAGtgaagaaagcaaagagaaCCGGGATCGGGAGCGGGATTTCAGCAGACGACGTGGAGGGCTGCCGAGGCGAGGCCGAGGTGCCACCCGTGGAAGAGAGT TTAGGGGCCAGGAGAATGGATTAGATGGTGGTAAGAGTGGAGGATCGTCTGGAAGAGGCACGGAAAGAGGGAGGCGGGGACGTGGCCGAGGCCGAG GTGGCTCTGGACGGCGAGGGGGAAGATTTTCTGCCCAAGGCATGGG AACTTTCAACCCAGCTGACTACGCTGAGCCAGCCAGCACGGATGAGAACTACGGGAACAGCAACAACACGTGGAACAACACCGGGAGCTTTGAGCCAGATGATGGCACAA gacTTGATTTCATTGGGGGTGAGGGGTCAAATTATCCCCGAAAATTTGACACTGCTCCTG GTGCATGGAGGGCGGCGACAGAAGAATGGGGCACGGAGGACTGGAATGAAGAT ctgtCAGAGACAAAGATCTTCACAGCCTCCAATGTGTCTTCAgtgcctctccctgctgagaATGTGACAATCACAGCTGGACAAAG AATTGACCTGGCAGTCCTGCTAGGAAAGACACCCTCTTCTATGGAGAATGAGTCAACAAACCTGGAGTCATCCCAGActccttccctggcacagccactggTGTTCAGCAATTCTAAACAGAGTGCTCTATCCCAGCCTGCCTCTGGAAACTCCTTCTCTCACCACAGCATG GTGAGCATGTTGGGGAAAGGGTTTGGAGATGTCGGGgaggccaaaggcagcagcaccacagggtCCCAGTTCCTGGAGCAGTTCAAGACAGCCCAGGCACTGGctcagctggcagctcagcacacccagcctgctgggagcaccactgctgcttcctgggACATGGCATCCACCACACAGACCTCGTCTCTGGTGCAGTATG ATCTCAAGAATCCAGCAGACTCTTCTGTGCATAGTCCCTTCACCAAGCGTCAGGGCTTCACATCAACTTCAACCATGATAGAAGTGTTCATGCAGGAGAAGCAGCCTGTGGTGACTGCCTCCACAACCACACCGGCCCCTCCATCCTCACCACTGCCCAGCAAAACCAATCCAGTTCCCCAGATGTCTCCAGGCTCCTCGGACAACCAGTCCTCAAgtccccagccagcacagcagaagctcaagcagcaaaagaagaaagcatCATTAACATCAAAG ATTCCTGCACTTGCTGTGGAAATGCCTGGCTCCTCAGATATCTCAGGGCTAAACCTGCAGTTTGGGGCGTTACAGTTTGGTTCAGAGCCTGTTCTTGCTGAGTATGAATCGACGCCCACGACCAGCGCCGCCGTTAGCCAGTCTCAGAGCAGCCTCTACACCAGCTCGGCCAG tGAATCTTCATCCACAATTTCGTCCAATCAAAGCCAGGAGTCTGGTTACCAGAGTGGCACAATACAGACAGCAACATTTACCTCCCAGAACAGTGCTCAGGGACCACTGTACGAACAGAGATCCACCCAGACGAGGCGATACCCAAATTCTATCTCCTCTTCGCCCCAGAAAGATCTGACCCAGGCTAAG aATGGTTTCAGTTCTGTACAACCCACGCCATTACAAACCACACAGGCTGTTGAAG GTGCTACGGGCCCTGCAGTGAAATCCGActccccctctgctcccagcattGCCCCTCTCAACGATGGGGTGTCTGCATCGTCCCTGCTGACCACAGCCAGCCAACACTCAACacctctgagcagcctgagccaCAGTGAGGAGCTCCCCAGTACAagcactgcccagctcagcag TGCATTACCCACCCAGCAGAACAGTCTGTCCTCATCCACATCCTCTGGGCGAACATCAACTTCAACCCTTCTG CACACAAGTGTGGAGAGTGAAGCAGGCCTCCATTCTTCTGCTAGTACTTTCTCCACCTCCTCCAGCACGGTGTCAGCTGCCCCACCAGTTGTCAGTGTCTCCTCCAGCCTCAGCAGTGTCAGCAGCCTGGGCCTCAGCCTCAGCAGCAACTCCACAGTGACGGCCTCGACTCGCAGCTCTGTTGCAACCACATCAG GAAAAGCCCCTCCCAATCTCCCTCCTGGAGTCCCACCGTTGTTGCCTAATCCATACATCATGGCTCCAGGCTTGCTACATGCCTACCCG CCACAGGTGTATGGATATGATGACTTGCAAATGCTCCAGACGAGATTCCCGTTG GATTACTACAGCATCCCGTTCCCTACACCCACCACACCACTGACTGGAAGAGATGGCAGCCTGAGCAGCAATCCATACTCTG GTGATTTAACAAAATTTGGCCGTGGTGATgcctcttcccctgctcctgcaaCAACTCTGGCTCAGCCTCAGCAGAGCCAGACCCAGACCCACCACACCACGCAGCAAACGTTCCTGAACCCGGCGCTGCCTCCTGGCTACAGTTACACCAGTCTGCCATACTACACAGGGGTACCAGGGCTccccagcaccttccagtacgGGCCCGCCGTGTTCCCT GTTGCTCCTACCTCTTCCAAGCAGCATGGTGTGAATGTCAGCGTCAATGCATCAGCAACCCCTTTCCAGCAGCCCAGTGGCTATGGCTCTCATGGGTACAGCACTG GTGTATCCGTGACATCCAGTAACACAGGCGTGCCAGACATCTCGGGCTCTGTCTACTCCAAAACTCAG CAATCCTTCGAGAAGCAGGGATTTCACACTGGAACCCCAGCAGCCTCCTTCAACCTGCCTTCAGCTCTGGGCAGTGGTGGCCCCATCAACCCCGCCACGGCGGCGGCGTACCCCCCGACCCCCTTCATGCACATCCTGACCCCGCATCAGCAGCCTCACTCGCAGATCCTCCACCACCATCTGCAGCAGGATGGGCAG AGCGGCTCCGGGCAGCGCAGCCaaggcagctccatcccccagaAATCCCAGGCCAACAAGTCTGCCTACAACAGCTACAGCTGGGGCGCCAACTGA